Proteins from a genomic interval of Yarrowia lipolytica chromosome 1E, complete sequence:
- a CDS encoding uncharacterized protein (Compare to YALI0E22044g, similar to Saccharomyces cerevisiae SEC1 (YDR164C); ancestral locus Anc_8.351, similar to uniprot|P30619 Saccharomyces cerevisiae YDR164c SEC1 protein transport protein) — MSDNLLDRQKRVITNAIDSVQPPSKYKCLVMDVDAAKIVAQVLDEHEILDRNVATVEKLEQKRATQNYIDAMYIIRPTALSIDCMNADFTRVPNRYAAAHVFLLPDPNMADIMRRIKNQRVGGHLRTLQVLYIDHYPLEQCIFSFKQPQSLEIFYNQNCFDLVQNYVSQVAGQLVGLCTAFGEYPIVRFYKPDAPLNETSVLPYMIASAFHQVLDEYARTNSDFPVIDESRPRSVFLITDRTMDVISPLVHEFTYQAMAYDLLNIVEGNVYKYERMEKGETIKTSGKLTDKDTEWVSLRHLHMQQAIELFTARLEKLKKDHPHLADQSTQASVSDLQDMVAGLPMFAEMKERFSLHLSMAGQCMDLLQKSNLMDVANIEQTCATGVTADGRKPKTLTDEFVEMIASDEVAQKDKVRLVLLYCLYRGGLVEGDLEKLEKHAGLKDIDLEVIRNLTLLEGRVTKPDLNKKTAKKTPKPTTFHSGATGDVYETSRFVPGLKNVVDQLIQGTLPASIFPYTKDEPLDDEVDMSAKASLRNPRQRAAWAKSAQFQAPRQRIFVFVAGGFTMSEARSVYELNEQYNSKSIFLGGNDIVTPGSFLASLSRLRAPRDKLRLKQDEPKKTRAPAFLMEPDGINKPVAPAQAAQSANRAGGPPLPTATSTGVSNMPKPRSVSPAVPDASSVAAAVDTPEAPEEEKKKKKSGIKKLKKVGKFFK; from the exons ATGTCCGACAACTTGCTTGATCGTCAGAAGAGGG TAATCACCAATGCTATCGACTCGGTGCAACCCCCATCGAAATACAAATGTCTAGTGATGGACGTGGACGCAGCCAAGATCGTGGCCCAAGTTCTCGACGAACACGAGATTCTCGATCGAAACGTCGCCACGGTCGAAAAGCTCGAGCAGAAACGAGCGACCCAGAACTACATTGACGCCATGTACATTATTCGACCCACAGCTCTGTCTATAGACTGCATGAACGCAGACTTCACCCGGGTGCCCAACCGATATGCTGCAGCACACGTTTTTCTGCTTCCAGACCCCAATATGGCAGATATCATGCGACGAATTAAAAACCAGCGAGTTGGAGGCCATCTCCGAACTCTCCAGGTCCTATACATTGACCACTATCCCCTCGAACAATGCATTTTCTCCTTCAAGCAGCCGCAGAGCCTGGAGATCTTCTACAACCAAAACTGCTTTGATCTGGTGCAGAACTACGTCTCCCAGGTCGCTGGACAGCTTGTTGGCCTTTGCACAGCATTCGGAGAGTATCCCATTGTTCGATTCTACAAACCCGATGCTCCTCTGAACGAAACATCTGTTCTTCCTTACATGATTGCCTCGGCGTTCCATCAGGTTCTCGATGAGTACGCTCGAACTAATTCAGACTTCCCTGTGATTGACGAGTCACGTCCTCGATCGGTATTTCTCATCACTGACCGAACCATGGACGTTATTTCTCCCCTGGTTCATGAATTCACCTACCAGGCAATGGCCTATGATCTGCTTAACATTGTGGAGGGCAatgtgtacaagtacgagcgAATGGAAAAGGGAGAGACCATCAAGACGTCTGGAAAACTCACGGACAAAGACACTGAGTGGGTCTCTCTACGTCACTTACACATGCAGCAAGCCATTGAGCTGTTTACTGCGCGACTGGAGAAACTGAAGAAGGACCACCCCCATTTGGCCGACCAGTCCACTCAGGCGTCTGTTTCAGATCTCCAGGATATGGTCGCGGGTCTTCCCATGTTTGCGGAAATGAAGGAACGGTTCTCTTTGCATCTGTCCATGGCGGGCCAGTGTATGGATCTGCTGCAAAAGTCCAATCTCATGGACGTTGCCAACATTGAACAGACGTGTGCGACTGGAGTTACAGCAGATGGACGAAAACCCAAGACTCTCACCGACGAGTTTGTCGAGATGATTGCTTCCGATGAGGTGGCTCAGAAGGACAAAGTCCGTTTggtgctactgtactgccTTTATCGAGGCGGACTGGTTGAGGGAGAcctggagaagctcgagaagcATGCTGGTCTCAAAGATATTGATCTGGAGGTGATTCGAAACCTGACTCTTCTTGAAGGACGAGTTACAAAGCCAGATCTGAACAAAAagaccgccaagaagacccCCAAACCCACCACCTTCCACTCGGGAGCTACCGGTGATGTCTACGAGACATCTCGGTTTGTTCCTGGACTGAAAAACGTAGTCGATCAGCTCATTCAGGGTACTCTTCCCGCCTCCATTTTTCCCTACACCAAAGATGAGCCCCTTGACGACGAGGTAGATATGTCTGCGAAAGCTTCGTTACGTAACCCTCGTCAGAGAGCAGCCTGGGCGAAGTCCGCTCAGTTCCAGGCTCCCCGACAGCGTatttttgtgtttgtggccgGTGGTTTCACCATGTCTGAGGCTCGATCTGTCTACGAGCTGAACGAGCAGTACAACAGCAAGAGCATTTTCCTGGGAGGAAACGATATTGTGACTCCCGGCTCGTTTTTGGCGTCTCTTTCGCGATTGCGTGCTCCTCGAGACAAGCTGCGCCTGAAGCAAGACGAGCCCAAGAAGACTCGAGCTCCCGCATTTCTCATGGAGCCCGATGGAATCAACAAACCTGTTGCTCCTGCGCAGGCTGCCCAGTCAGCTAACAGGGCTGGAGGTCCTCCTTTGCCCACAGCTACCAGCACTGGGGTCAGCAACATGCCCAAACCCAGGTCTGTGTCGCCTGCTGTGCCTGACGCGtcttctgttgctgctgcagtAGACACTCCCGAGGCTCCGGaagaggaaaagaagaagaagaagagtggAATCAAGAAGTTGAAAAAGGTCGGCAAATTCTTCAAGTAG